One Qiania dongpingensis genomic window carries:
- a CDS encoding branched-chain amino acid ABC transporter permease: MRHLQKTTKSNFITYGIVILTAVIIQVLSSAGAISSLIGGLLVPLCAYMILAISLNLVVGILGDLSLGHAGFMCVGAFASAFFSKMTVGTMPDGLRFFFALLIGAAAAGLFGILIGIPVLRLRGDYLAIVTLAFGEIIKNVINVFFIGRDRNGLHFSMKDSVALNLDSTGEVIVNGPQGINGTPKDSTFLIGMLLLLIALIIILNLINSRAGRAIMSIRDDRIAAESIGINITKFKLMAFSISAALAGVAGVLYAHNLSSLVASPKSFGYNMSIMILVFVVLGGIGNIRGSLIAAFILTLLPEMLRGLSNYRMLIYAIVLILMMIFNWSKGGGRLKEMLAERLRGLRKPRTKEVK; the protein is encoded by the coding sequence ATGAGACATTTGCAGAAAACGACGAAAAGTAATTTCATCACTTATGGCATCGTGATCCTGACTGCGGTCATCATTCAGGTCCTTTCCTCCGCGGGCGCTATTTCCAGCCTTATTGGGGGACTTCTGGTGCCGCTCTGCGCTTATATGATCCTGGCCATCTCCCTGAACCTGGTAGTGGGGATCCTGGGCGATCTGAGCCTGGGGCATGCAGGTTTTATGTGCGTGGGGGCTTTTGCCAGCGCGTTCTTTTCTAAAATGACGGTAGGGACGATGCCCGACGGTCTTAGGTTTTTCTTTGCGCTTTTGATCGGCGCGGCGGCGGCAGGCTTATTCGGGATCCTCATCGGCATTCCGGTCCTGCGTCTGCGCGGGGATTATCTTGCCATTGTGACGCTGGCTTTTGGGGAAATTATTAAAAATGTTATCAATGTGTTTTTCATCGGCAGGGACAGAAACGGGCTGCATTTTTCCATGAAGGATTCCGTAGCGCTTAATCTGGACTCCACCGGCGAGGTCATCGTGAACGGCCCCCAGGGAATCAACGGGACTCCAAAGGATTCCACGTTTCTGATAGGCATGCTCCTGCTTTTGATCGCGCTGATCATCATATTGAATCTGATCAATTCCAGAGCGGGCCGGGCGATCATGTCCATAAGAGACGACAGGATCGCGGCGGAATCCATAGGCATCAATATCACGAAATTCAAGCTCATGGCATTTTCCATATCCGCGGCTCTGGCGGGAGTGGCAGGCGTTTTGTACGCTCATAACCTGTCGTCCCTGGTGGCGTCGCCCAAGAGTTTTGGCTATAATATGTCCATCATGATACTGGTATTTGTGGTGCTGGGCGGTATCGGAAATATACGGGGCTCTTTGATCGCGGCGTTTATCCTGACCCTGCTTCCGGAGATGCTCAGAGGGCTATCCAATTACCGTATGCTGATCTATGCTATTGTCCTGATTCTGATGATGATCTTTAACTGGAGCAAGGGAGGCGGCCGCCTGAAAGAAATGCTGGCGGAACGTCTGCGCGGACTCAGAAAACCCCGTACAAAGGAGGTTAAGTGA
- a CDS encoding ABC transporter ATP-binding protein: MALLEVKNLGISFGGLRAVNAFEVKIEKGQLYGLIGPNGAGKTTIFNLLTGVYKPTEGIIKLDGVDITRKKAIEINKAGIARTFQNIRLFKNLSVLDNVKAGLHNNYSYSTIEGLLRLPRYFKVEKEMNEKAMELLKVFDLDKEAEYKASNLPYGKQRKLEIARALATNPKLLLLDEPAAGMNPNETEELMQTIKFVQKEFEMTILLIEHDMKLVSGICEEVTVLNFGEILCQGETKAVLNDPQVITAYLGE; the protein is encoded by the coding sequence ATGGCGCTGTTAGAGGTAAAAAACCTGGGCATTTCCTTCGGAGGCCTCCGCGCGGTAAATGCGTTTGAGGTAAAAATAGAAAAAGGTCAGCTGTACGGGCTGATCGGTCCAAACGGAGCCGGCAAGACGACGATCTTTAACCTTTTAACGGGCGTATATAAGCCTACGGAAGGGATCATAAAGCTGGACGGGGTGGATATAACCAGAAAGAAAGCCATCGAGATCAATAAGGCGGGCATTGCCCGAACCTTTCAGAATATCAGACTGTTTAAGAACCTTTCCGTATTGGATAACGTGAAGGCAGGTCTGCACAATAATTATTCCTATTCTACCATTGAAGGGCTTCTGCGGCTTCCGCGGTATTTCAAAGTGGAAAAAGAGATGAATGAAAAAGCCATGGAGCTTTTAAAGGTGTTTGATCTGGACAAAGAAGCTGAATATAAAGCATCCAACCTTCCCTACGGGAAACAGAGAAAGCTGGAGATTGCCCGGGCGCTTGCCACGAATCCCAAGCTGCTTCTTCTGGATGAGCCGGCGGCGGGCATGAACCCCAATGAGACGGAAGAACTGATGCAGACGATCAAGTTTGTCCAGAAAGAGTTTGAGATGACGATTCTGTTGATAGAACATGATATGAAGCTGGTAAGCGGTATCTGTGAAGAAGTGACAGTCTTAAATTTCGGTGAGATCCTCTGTCAGGGCGAGACAAAGGCTGTTCTGAACGATCCGCAGGTGATCACAGCATATCTGGGTGAATAG
- a CDS encoding ABC transporter ATP-binding protein has translation MALLEVKDLQVYYGMIQALKGISFEVGQGEVIALIGANGAGKTTTLHAVTGLLPKKAGTVTLGGRDITKIPPHKIVEMGMAHVPEGRRVFAHLSVYQNLKMGAYIRREKEEFSRNLEMVYQKFPRLKERRNQPAGTLSGGEQQMLAMGRALMSQPKILLMDEPSMGLSPIFVNEIFKIIEEVSAAGTTVLLVEQNAKKALSIADRAYVLETGNIVLSGNARELLNDESIKKAYLGE, from the coding sequence ATGGCATTGCTGGAGGTTAAAGATTTACAGGTATATTATGGCATGATTCAGGCTCTGAAAGGGATTTCCTTTGAGGTAGGCCAGGGGGAGGTCATAGCGCTCATTGGCGCCAACGGAGCGGGGAAGACCACCACTCTTCACGCTGTCACCGGCCTGCTTCCGAAGAAAGCGGGGACGGTCACGCTGGGCGGCAGGGATATTACGAAAATCCCTCCCCATAAAATAGTAGAGATGGGCATGGCTCATGTGCCGGAAGGCCGGCGGGTGTTCGCGCACCTTTCTGTGTACCAGAATCTGAAGATGGGAGCCTATATCAGAAGAGAGAAGGAAGAATTCAGCCGCAACCTGGAGATGGTCTATCAGAAATTTCCGCGTCTGAAGGAACGGCGCAATCAGCCGGCAGGGACTCTGTCAGGCGGAGAGCAGCAGATGCTGGCCATGGGGCGGGCGCTGATGTCCCAGCCGAAGATTCTTTTGATGGATGAGCCCTCCATGGGACTTTCTCCTATCTTTGTGAACGAGATATTTAAGATCATTGAAGAAGTGAGCGCTGCCGGCACCACCGTGCTCTTGGTGGAGCAGAATGCGAAAAAGGCGCTGTCCATAGCAGACCGGGCATATGTTCTGGAGACTGGAAATATCGTACTAAGCGGCAATGCCCGGGAGCTTTTAAACGATGAATCCATAAAGAAAGCATATTTAGGTGAGTAA
- a CDS encoding cytidylate kinase-like family protein codes for MEKVVITIARQYGSGGKTIGKMLAKDMGIPFYDREVLEMASEDSGIHVRLFGAADERLRPSAKLMGAKVYRGELIEPEDRDFISNDNLFNYTAKTIKKLAEEQSCVIIGRCADFILKDFPNVASVFVHAPEEFCLEQAMERNSMTIKEMKKFIERTDKYRGDFYKHYTGHEWQDLRNYDLCLNSGKLGFEKCVEEIKAYLRVRFS; via the coding sequence ATGGAGAAAGTGGTTATTACCATTGCGCGGCAGTATGGAAGCGGCGGAAAGACCATCGGAAAGATGCTGGCAAAGGATATGGGGATTCCTTTTTATGACAGAGAGGTGCTGGAAATGGCCTCGGAGGACAGCGGAATCCATGTACGGCTTTTCGGGGCCGCGGATGAAAGGCTGAGACCGTCTGCAAAGCTCATGGGAGCCAAGGTCTACCGCGGAGAGCTGATCGAGCCGGAGGACAGAGATTTCATATCCAATGACAATCTGTTCAACTATACGGCAAAGACCATCAAGAAGCTGGCGGAGGAGCAGTCCTGTGTCATCATCGGACGCTGCGCGGATTTTATATTAAAAGATTTCCCCAATGTGGCCAGTGTGTTTGTCCATGCGCCGGAGGAGTTCTGTCTGGAGCAGGCGATGGAGCGGAACAGTATGACTATTAAGGAAATGAAAAAATTTATTGAGCGCACCGATAAGTACAGAGGAGATTTTTATAAGCATTATACCGGCCATGAATGGCAGGATCTGCGAAATTACGACCTGTGCCTGAACAGTGGAAAACTGGGATTTGAAAAATGTGTAGAGGAGATCAAAGCATATTTGAGGGTCCGTTTTTCATAA
- a CDS encoding ABC transporter ATP-binding protein, producing the protein MASFVELVHVKKTYRMGEVVIKAVDDMSFSIERGEFVVVVGPSGAGKTTVLNILGGMDKASEGRVLVDGTDVAAFDNKKMTRFRREDIGFVFQFYNLVQNLTALENVELALQICKDHLDAEEILKEVGLGERMDNFPSQLSGGEQQRVSIARALAKNPKLLLCDEPTGALDYQTGKSILKLLQDTCRERGMTVIVITHNSALTPMADRVIKIKNGRVSRITVNENPTPVEDIEW; encoded by the coding sequence ATGGCATCTTTTGTGGAGCTGGTACATGTGAAAAAAACCTACCGGATGGGGGAAGTGGTCATTAAAGCAGTGGATGATATGAGCTTTTCCATCGAAAGAGGAGAATTCGTGGTGGTAGTGGGGCCCAGCGGCGCGGGGAAGACCACCGTATTGAATATACTGGGAGGCATGGATAAGGCGTCTGAGGGTCGGGTGCTGGTGGACGGAACGGACGTGGCGGCATTTGATAATAAAAAGATGACCAGATTCCGCCGGGAAGACATCGGCTTTGTATTTCAGTTTTATAACCTGGTACAGAACCTGACCGCACTGGAGAATGTAGAGCTGGCGCTCCAGATATGCAAGGATCATCTGGATGCGGAGGAGATTCTGAAGGAAGTAGGATTGGGAGAACGTATGGATAATTTTCCGTCTCAGCTTTCAGGCGGTGAGCAGCAGCGGGTTTCCATAGCCAGGGCGCTGGCCAAGAATCCGAAGCTTCTGCTGTGTGATGAGCCGACGGGCGCTTTGGACTACCAGACCGGAAAATCCATACTGAAGCTTTTGCAGGACACCTGCCGGGAAAGGGGAATGACCGTGATCGTCATAACGCATAACTCTGCGCTGACTCCCATGGCCGACCGGGTGATCAAGATAAAGAACGGCCGTGTATCCCGAATTACGGTAAACGAGAATCCAACTCCTGTCGAAGACATAGAGTGGTAA
- a CDS encoding ABC transporter permease: protein MKQAQRKDFFVEIRRSLNRYLSILFIVALGVAFFSGVRATEPDMRLSVDAVADESNFMDFRILSTMGLTEGDLEQIRRIPGVTAAEGEYSLDALCHYGEKELVLHVSSMPQNINRVNIKEGRLPEKRGECFLDEQLLVSTDYELGDQITLYSGTDDPLSDTLKTETYTIVGIGSSPYYLNFDRGNSSIGNGDIKGFLMVTEEDFSLDVYTQIYAAADGLDGFVTAGGTYQDEAEKIADAIEDIAGERCGIRLEEIRGDAQEEIGKAEQKLQEKEEEAEQKLRDAWLKIEDGENELEDGRDKIAENEEKLRDAENVLSVNEQKLVDGKAQLKSNEQKAADAKALLAEKQEEIQSSRERLEAAREELEAGKSLAGEGRAQLEAAREELTAKGEDLKAGWEGYESGMADAESSQAALDIQRGKLEELRAGLEAAGLNPEENEEYLLGKQALDANQTKLDGVLKYLDGVKAELTDLQSQYDQGMAALEGKEAELSEKEAALAAAEAEIQNGEAQVQDGEAALLELQNAIKTGEQGISDGRQEIANGEAALEEGRQEIADGKRQLEEAKEKLSDGETELQEAKAEYEDARDEADEKIADARSEIEEAKAALEDLEEPEWYVLDRKSVQSYVEFDNDTKRIGAIGKVFPVIFFLVAALVSLTTMTRMVEEKRTEIGTMKALGYSTLSIASKYILYALSASLLGSIAGFLVGEKLLPWVIITTYKILYGNLSIIRIPYNWGYALGATAIAVICTTGATLAACYKETLAMPSQLMRPVAPMKGKKILLERIRPLWRHMNFSQKSTLRNLFRYKKRLLMTVFGIGACMALLIVGFGLRDSIYTVSDGQYGELWLYDASASIVTDGEQEEKEAFYEDMDRDENISEYLGAYTASMDGEANGVTKAVNLVVPEDLERFPDFFVLRDRLSGEGYTLDDEGAVINEKLAKLLDIREGDSFYLKESDTSRVSVKVSHITENYVYNYIYMSPSLYRQLYGREAECNTEYLKLKDAQEEKGRELSKRLLEHEAVSGVVLVSDMNKTIMDMLGSLDTVVWVLIISAGLLAFVVLYNLNNINITERKRELATIKLLGFYDLELASYVYRENVLLTFIGIAAGVFMGNILHRFVIETVEVDLIMFGRAVHPLSYLWGIVLTLLFAFLVNAAMFYKLRKIDMVESLKSVE from the coding sequence ATGAAACAGGCACAGCGGAAAGATTTTTTTGTGGAGATCAGGAGGAGCCTGAACCGATACCTTTCGATTTTATTCATTGTCGCTTTGGGCGTGGCGTTTTTTTCCGGGGTACGGGCGACAGAGCCGGATATGCGGCTGTCGGTGGACGCGGTAGCCGACGAGTCTAATTTCATGGACTTTCGAATTTTGTCCACCATGGGCCTGACGGAAGGGGATCTGGAGCAGATCCGCCGGATACCGGGAGTTACGGCTGCAGAGGGCGAATACTCTTTGGACGCACTCTGCCATTATGGGGAAAAGGAGCTGGTCCTCCATGTCTCTTCCATGCCGCAGAATATCAATAGAGTGAACATAAAAGAGGGGCGCCTTCCGGAAAAAAGAGGCGAGTGTTTTTTGGATGAACAGCTTTTAGTCAGCACAGATTATGAGCTGGGAGATCAGATCACACTGTATTCTGGGACAGACGATCCTCTTTCAGATACGCTTAAAACGGAGACTTATACCATCGTTGGGATTGGCTCGAGCCCTTATTATCTGAATTTTGACAGAGGAAATTCTTCCATTGGGAACGGAGACATCAAGGGTTTCCTGATGGTGACGGAGGAGGATTTTTCCCTTGATGTCTACACGCAGATATATGCGGCCGCGGACGGCCTGGACGGTTTTGTGACTGCCGGAGGAACGTACCAGGATGAGGCAGAAAAGATAGCGGACGCAATCGAGGATATAGCGGGCGAGCGGTGCGGAATCCGCCTGGAGGAGATTCGGGGAGACGCACAGGAGGAAATTGGCAAAGCAGAACAGAAACTGCAGGAAAAAGAAGAGGAGGCGGAGCAGAAGCTGCGGGATGCGTGGCTTAAGATCGAGGACGGAGAGAATGAACTCGAGGACGGACGGGATAAAATAGCGGAGAACGAAGAGAAGCTTCGGGATGCGGAGAATGTTCTTTCTGTAAATGAACAAAAGCTAGTGGACGGAAAAGCGCAGCTTAAATCAAACGAGCAGAAAGCAGCGGACGCAAAAGCGCTTTTGGCTGAAAAACAGGAGGAAATCCAGAGCTCCAGGGAAAGGCTGGAGGCAGCGAGAGAAGAGCTGGAGGCTGGAAAAAGCCTGGCCGGAGAAGGACGGGCACAGCTGGAGGCTGCTAGGGAGGAGCTGACGGCCAAAGGCGAGGATTTGAAAGCCGGATGGGAAGGATATGAGAGCGGCATGGCGGACGCAGAGTCCTCTCAGGCAGCTTTGGATATCCAGAGAGGAAAATTGGAGGAGCTGCGCGCGGGTCTGGAGGCGGCAGGCCTGAATCCGGAAGAGAACGAGGAATATCTTCTGGGAAAACAAGCGCTGGATGCGAACCAGACGAAGCTGGACGGAGTTTTAAAGTATCTGGACGGGGTAAAAGCTGAACTCACTGACCTTCAGAGTCAGTATGACCAGGGAATGGCAGCTCTGGAGGGGAAAGAAGCAGAGCTGTCTGAAAAAGAGGCCGCTTTGGCTGCTGCAGAGGCGGAAATCCAGAATGGAGAAGCACAGGTACAGGATGGAGAGGCAGCGCTTTTGGAGCTTCAGAACGCAATCAAGACCGGAGAACAGGGGATTTCAGACGGACGTCAGGAGATAGCCAACGGAGAGGCTGCTCTGGAAGAAGGGCGCCAGGAGATAGCAGACGGGAAGCGGCAGCTGGAGGAAGCGAAGGAGAAGCTGTCCGACGGAGAAACAGAGCTTCAGGAGGCAAAGGCCGAGTATGAAGACGCGAGAGACGAGGCCGATGAGAAAATTGCCGATGCCAGATCAGAGATCGAGGAAGCGAAAGCAGCCCTGGAGGATTTGGAAGAACCGGAATGGTATGTGCTGGACCGGAAGTCAGTTCAGTCTTATGTGGAGTTTGACAATGATACAAAAAGGATTGGGGCGATCGGAAAAGTATTTCCAGTGATTTTCTTTCTGGTGGCTGCTTTGGTGAGTCTGACCACCATGACCAGAATGGTGGAGGAAAAGAGGACGGAGATCGGCACCATGAAGGCGCTGGGCTACAGCACCTTATCCATAGCCTCCAAATATATTTTATATGCGCTTTCTGCCAGCCTTCTGGGGAGCATAGCCGGATTTCTCGTAGGAGAAAAGCTGCTTCCATGGGTTATCATCACCACATATAAGATTCTCTATGGGAACCTGAGCATTATCCGGATACCGTATAATTGGGGATACGCTCTTGGAGCGACTGCTATTGCGGTGATCTGCACCACAGGAGCGACTCTGGCGGCCTGCTATAAAGAAACGCTGGCGATGCCTTCTCAGCTGATGCGCCCGGTTGCGCCCATGAAGGGGAAGAAGATCCTTTTGGAACGGATACGCCCTCTGTGGCGTCACATGAATTTCAGCCAGAAATCCACACTTCGGAATTTGTTCCGATATAAAAAGCGTCTTTTGATGACCGTATTCGGTATCGGCGCCTGTATGGCTCTGCTGATCGTCGGATTCGGATTGAGGGATTCAATCTACACAGTGTCTGACGGTCAATACGGAGAGCTTTGGCTTTATGATGCGTCGGCCAGTATCGTGACGGATGGAGAACAGGAGGAAAAAGAAGCCTTTTATGAGGATATGGACAGGGACGAGAACATATCGGAGTATCTGGGAGCCTACACGGCGTCTATGGATGGGGAAGCAAACGGTGTAACGAAAGCCGTCAATCTGGTCGTACCGGAAGATCTGGAACGGTTTCCGGACTTTTTCGTGCTGAGGGACCGGCTGAGCGGAGAAGGATATACATTGGATGATGAGGGAGCGGTCATCAATGAAAAGCTGGCGAAGCTTTTGGACATCCGGGAAGGAGATTCTTTTTATCTGAAAGAAAGTGACACCAGCAGGGTTTCAGTTAAGGTCTCGCATATCACAGAGAATTATGTGTATAATTATATTTATATGTCTCCGTCCTTATATCGGCAGCTGTATGGCAGGGAAGCAGAATGCAATACGGAATATCTGAAGCTAAAGGACGCGCAGGAAGAGAAAGGCCGTGAGCTGTCAAAACGCCTTTTGGAGCATGAAGCAGTGTCCGGTGTCGTACTGGTATCCGATATGAACAAGACGATCATGGATATGCTCGGAAGCCTGGATACGGTCGTCTGGGTCCTGATAATCTCAGCCGGGCTGCTGGCCTTTGTCGTCCTGTATAACCTGAATAATATCAATATCACGGAACGAAAGCGGGAGCTGGCCACCATTAAGCTGCTTGGCTTTTATGATCTGGAGCTGGCCTCTTATGTGTACCGGGAAAATGTGCTTCTGACGTTCATCGGTATCGCGGCAGGCGTTTTCATGGGAAATATACTTCACCGCTTTGTTATTGAGACCGTAGAAGTAGATCTGATCATGTTCGGCCGTGCGGTGCATCCTCTGAGTTATCTCTGGGGGATTGTCCTGACGCTGCTGTTCGCGTTTCTGGTCAACGCCGCCATGTTTTATAAGCTCAGAAAGATTGATATGGTAGAATCCCTCAAAAGTGTGGAATAA
- a CDS encoding Na/Pi cotransporter family protein gives MSLSDVKLLFQFVGGLGMFLYGMNIMADGLQKAAGGRMKRMLGYITNNRLLGVLLGALITAIIQSSSATTVMVVGFVNAGILSLSQAVGVIMGANIGTTVTAWLVSMSEWGEVMKPEFFAPVLIGIGAFMLLFAKKERQKEIGSILVGFGVLFIGLSFMSGSIEPYKDAPVFAQIFTVLGSNPIFGILAGVVVTGIIQSSSASVGILQTLAMNGVVTWNSAVYITLGQNIGTCVTALLASAGAHKTAKRAAVIHLMFNVMGAVLFGIVMFIVFSLNGNWAASTINSTQISVFHTIFNVTNTLILFPFAGKLVSLSGKIVREKVQEPEETLEQKIMSHLDTRILENPSFAIETAKREVVRMGELSLDNVKLGENAVLTNNQESVDRIFAQEKTINFMEKALTEYLVKISNLSLMEEQSEQVKNLLYTVNDLERIGDHAENIAELAESKIQGDIQFSPMGQKDLETIFSYAVGSVENAVSARRNEDAESIRQVIKFEDLVDSTEEDLRDKHIARLANNECRASHGVIFLDIMGNLERVSDHAYNIAGYVKDEM, from the coding sequence ATGTCATTAAGCGATGTGAAACTATTATTTCAATTTGTCGGCGGCCTGGGCATGTTCCTCTATGGTATGAATATCATGGCGGACGGCCTTCAGAAAGCGGCCGGAGGCCGGATGAAGCGAATGCTGGGATATATTACGAATAACCGGCTCTTAGGCGTGCTGCTGGGCGCGCTGATCACTGCCATCATCCAGAGCAGCTCTGCGACCACGGTCATGGTCGTCGGTTTTGTCAACGCCGGGATTCTGAGTCTGTCCCAGGCGGTGGGCGTCATCATGGGCGCCAATATCGGTACTACAGTCACTGCGTGGCTGGTATCCATGAGCGAGTGGGGAGAGGTCATGAAGCCGGAGTTCTTTGCCCCTGTCCTCATCGGTATCGGGGCATTCATGCTTCTGTTTGCGAAAAAAGAACGCCAGAAGGAAATTGGAAGCATTTTGGTTGGCTTCGGCGTCCTGTTTATCGGGCTCAGTTTCATGTCCGGCTCCATAGAGCCCTATAAAGACGCGCCTGTGTTTGCTCAGATATTCACGGTGCTTGGAAGCAACCCGATCTTCGGCATCCTGGCCGGTGTAGTGGTCACCGGCATTATTCAGAGCTCCTCGGCCTCCGTCGGTATTCTGCAGACCTTGGCCATGAACGGAGTGGTCACCTGGAATTCAGCCGTTTATATCACCTTGGGACAAAATATCGGTACCTGCGTGACAGCGCTGCTCGCCAGCGCCGGCGCCCATAAGACGGCAAAACGGGCGGCAGTCATCCATCTGATGTTCAACGTAATGGGCGCGGTGCTGTTCGGCATAGTGATGTTCATCGTGTTCAGCCTGAACGGGAACTGGGCGGCGTCCACCATCAACAGTACGCAGATTTCCGTGTTCCATACCATATTCAACGTGACGAATACATTGATTCTGTTTCCTTTCGCAGGCAAGCTGGTATCCCTGTCCGGGAAGATCGTGCGGGAAAAGGTACAGGAACCGGAGGAGACGCTGGAGCAGAAGATCATGTCCCATCTGGATACCAGAATTTTGGAGAACCCCTCCTTTGCCATTGAGACCGCGAAGCGTGAGGTCGTCCGCATGGGAGAGCTGTCCCTCGATAATGTGAAGCTGGGAGAGAATGCGGTCCTTACAAACAATCAGGAATCTGTAGATAGGATTTTTGCCCAGGAAAAGACCATAAATTTCATGGAGAAGGCGCTGACGGAATATCTGGTGAAGATTTCCAACCTCTCGCTGATGGAAGAGCAGTCAGAGCAGGTTAAAAACCTTCTCTATACGGTCAACGATCTGGAGCGTATCGGCGACCACGCGGAAAATATCGCGGAGCTGGCCGAGAGCAAGATTCAGGGAGATATCCAGTTTTCCCCCATGGGCCAGAAGGATCTGGAAACCATATTCTCCTATGCGGTGGGTTCTGTGGAGAACGCCGTATCGGCCAGAAGGAATGAGGATGCGGAAAGCATCCGCCAGGTCATCAAGTTTGAAGATCTGGTGGACAGCACAGAGGAAGATTTGAGGGACAAACATATAGCCAGGCTGGCGAACAATGAGTGCCGAGCTTCTCACGGCGTCATTTTCCTGGATATCATGGGAAATCTGGAGCGGGTATCCGATCATGCGTACAATATAGCCGGATATGTGAAGGATGAAATGTGA
- a CDS encoding HD domain-containing protein: MEEITYKSLKESKKIKAYIEQGDAVLGALGFTEHSEKHAVKTAETAGKILKELGYEKRTAELARIAGYLHDIGNCVNRNDHAHSGALMAFQLLREQGMNAGEIAVVVSAIGEHDEHTGTAVDAVSAALILADKTDVRRNRVRNKIKETFDKHDRVNYAAKSSKLVIQAEKRVITLNIELDESMCSMMDYFEIFLQRMLMCRRAAEMLGMRFKVTANGSKIV; this comes from the coding sequence ATGGAAGAGATCACATATAAAAGCTTAAAGGAATCAAAGAAGATCAAGGCATATATTGAACAGGGAGATGCGGTACTGGGAGCCCTAGGCTTTACAGAGCACTCTGAAAAGCATGCGGTGAAGACAGCCGAAACAGCTGGAAAGATCCTGAAAGAGCTGGGATACGAAAAGCGGACGGCGGAGCTGGCCCGGATCGCCGGATATCTGCATGATATTGGGAACTGTGTGAACAGGAACGATCATGCCCACAGCGGAGCCCTGATGGCTTTCCAGCTTTTAAGAGAGCAGGGAATGAACGCAGGAGAGATAGCCGTGGTGGTCAGCGCTATCGGGGAGCACGACGAACATACAGGGACGGCCGTGGACGCGGTGTCGGCCGCCTTGATCCTGGCAGACAAAACGGATGTAAGACGGAACCGGGTGCGGAACAAGATCAAAGAAACCTTTGACAAGCATGACCGGGTGAATTATGCCGCCAAATCTTCCAAGCTGGTGATCCAGGCGGAAAAGAGGGTAATCACCTTGAACATCGAGCTGGATGAAAGCATGTGCTCCATGATGGACTACTTTGAAATCTTCCTGCAGAGAATGTTGATGTGCCGCCGGGCCGCAGAAATGCTGGGCATGCGTTTTAAGGTGACTGCGAATGGAAGTAAGATCGTATAA